Proteins encoded by one window of Rhodamnia argentea isolate NSW1041297 chromosome 6, ASM2092103v1, whole genome shotgun sequence:
- the LOC115755961 gene encoding CASP-like protein 1D1, with the protein MAKTAEPEKSVELEKVPDPEAGVPPPGAAAPPSGPPPVVDLGFMVDVLLRVLFFASTLTALVVMVTANQTNPATAAAPRLPAPLEAKFDNSPALIYFVAAMSVACLYSIITALASISVILAPIFAKDFLLFFVICDVVILGIIASATGTAGTVGYIGLNGDSHVNWGKVCNVYDTFCQHIGAASAVSLFAAVILVVLITLSVVNLHKKIPK; encoded by the exons ATGGCCAAGACGGCGGAGCCAGAGAAGTCAGTTGAGCTCGAGAAGGTGCCCGACCCTGAGGCCGGCGTGCCTCCCCCGGGAGCCGCGGCTCCTCCCTCCGGGCCACCCCCGGTAGTGGATTTGGGCTTCATGGTTGACGTGTTGCTTAGGGTTTTGTTCTTCGCGTCCACCCTGACCGCGTTGGTGGTGATGGTCACAGCCAACCAAACAAACCCAGCAACGGCAGCCGCCCCAAGGCTTCCGGCTCCGCTCGAGGCCAAGTTCGATAACTCACCAGCTCTCAT ATACTTTGTAGCAGCCATGTCCGTGGCTTGCCTTTATAGCATCATCACCGCACTCGCATCAATTTCTGTGATCTTGGCCCCAATCTTCGCAAAAGACTTCTTGCTCTTCTTTGTGATCTGTGACGTG GTGATCCTCGGCATCATCGCGTCGGCCACAGGCACAGCGGGCACGGTCGGCTACATCGGCCTGAATGGCGACAGCCACGTGAACTGGGGGAAAGTGTGCAACGTCTATGACACCTTTTGCCAGCACATCGGCGCCGCCTCCGCCGTCTCGCTCTTCGCCGCTGTCATCCTCGTCGTCCTCATCACCCTCTCTGTCGTCAATCTCCACAAGAAGATCCCCAAGTAG